The genomic window TCGGTGAGGTAGTTGACCAGGAGGAGGCCGCGGCCGCCCGGGCGGCCGGGGGGCGGGATGTGGCGGCCGGCCAGCGGGTCGGCGATGTGGCCGGCGTCCTCGACCTCGCACACGATGTCGCCGCCCTCGGCCCAGATGTGCAGGGTGCCCGTGCCGCCGCCGTGGATCACGCTGTTGGTGGTGAGCTCGGCGACGACCAGCGCCAGGTCCTCGCACCGGTCGGCCGGCAGGCCGAGAGCCACCGCCTCGCGTACCGCGAAGGCGCGGGTGTCGGGCAGCAGCATCGCGTCGAAGCCGCGGGCCGGGCTGCCGGACGGGCGGGAGAACGGCTGGTTGTAGGCGTCGACCACGGTGTCGGGCGCGTAGCCGGGGCTGCTGCGCGGGACGTCGTCCTCGATGATCATCGGATGGGTGGCCAGGGCGTCGTCGAGGACCTGCCGGTCGAGCCGGGAGATGTCGAAGGGGCACAGGACGGTGGCCTCGCGGCCGGTGAAGGCGTGGTTGACCAGCGCCTCGTGCTGGGCGCAGGCCGCGTATTCGGCCGCGCTGCGGCCGGCCCAGATCGGCTCGCCGACGATCCGCACCCGGGTGCCGGCGTGGGCGTCGACGAAGGCACGCAGGATGCGGGGGATGATCCGTCCCGGATTGCGGCCGGCCTGCTCCATGTCGATCAGCCGGACCCGCCCGGCGGCGGCGCCGAGCGCGCTTTCCAGCAGGGCCAGCCGGCTGCCGGGTACGGCCACGGCCACCGCTTCGCCCGCGTCGAGCCCTGCCTCGACGAACGGCACTGTGCCGGCCAGATAGGAGTCGCTGTCCCGGTAGAACAGGGCCGGGTGGAGGAACGATTCGGTCGGCGTCCCCATGCTCGTCACTTCACCACCTCTAGTGCGGTCACATCAGGCCGGAAGATCTCCAGCGCCCGCCGCAGCGAAGCCGGCGGGCGGTCGAGAACGACACGCCGCCCGGCGGCCAGGTCCAGCGCCGCGACGGCCAGCGCACCGGCTCCGGCGACGTCGGAGAAGGCAAGGCCGGACAGGTCCAGCCGAACCGTCCCGCCGTAGTCACTCAGGCGTCTCAGAGCGTCTTCCCACGCAGGGCGGGTGATCACACTGATTTCTCCGGCGATCCGCAGCGCGTGCCGGCCCGGGAACTCCTGGACCTCCAGACGGGGGGCGTGCACCGGCGACGCCTGCCCTGCCAACCATCCACGCGCACCTCCGGCCCTGTCCCGCCAGATCGTAACCTGTCGTTCCGCCGCTGGGGAGAGGCGGTAGACGTACCGAATGTCGCTGTTGCGAGGGGTTCGGGCGCAGTGGTGGCGGCGTCACACGGTGAAGGGGGTGTCCTCGGGGGTGACCGGGGCGTGCAGGGTGGTGGTGCCGGTCAGGTAGCGGTCGGCGGCGGCCGCGGCGGAGCGGCCCTCCGCGATGGCCCACACCACGAGGGACTGACCGCGGCCCGCGTCGCCGGCGACGAAGATCCCGTCCGACCCCTCAGAGCCGTCGCGGCCCGCCGGGTGGGTGGTCTGCGCCGCGTAGCCGACGTCGCGGGCGAAGTTCCCGCGGCCGTCCAGCGTCAGCCCGAGCTGCTCGGCCAGGCCGGTGCCACGTTCGGGTCCGGAGAACCCCAGTGCGAGCAGCACCAGGTCCGCCGGGACCACCCGTTCCGTCCCGGGCCTGGGGCGCCTCGCCGCGGCTTCCACCTCCGTCAGGTGCAGCGCCTTCACCTGGCCGTCCTGGTCCCCCTCGAAGCGGAGGGTGGCGGCGGAGAACACCCGCGGATCGGTGCCGGCCCGGCCCCTGGCCTCCTCGTGGGCGTGCGAGATCCGGTAGACGCGCGGATACGTCGGCCAGGGCTCGGCCTGCGGCCGGACCGTCTCCGGTTCCGGGTTGATGTCGAGCTGGAGCACGGAGGCCGCGCCCTGGCGGAGCACCGTGCCGAGGCAGTCGGAGCCGGTGTCCCCGCCGCCGACGATCACCACGTGCCTGCCCTGGGCGGTGATCGGCGAGTCGGCGTAGTCGCCCTCCCCGGCCTGGTTGGACAGCGTCAGGTACTCCATCGCCTGGTGGACGCCGGACAGCCGCCGGCCGGGGACCGGCAGGTCCCGCTGCTCCCTGGCGCCCACCGCGACGACCATCGCGTCGTGCCGCCTCGCGAGCTCGCCGGCGTCGAGATCGCCGCCGACGTCCACACCGGTGCGGAAGGTGGTGCCCTCCGCCCGCATCTGGTCGATCCTGCGGTCGATCTGCCTCTTCTCCATCTTGAACGCGGGGATGCCGTAGCGGAGCAGCCCGCCGATCCGGTCGGCCCGCTCGTAGACGACGACGGTGTGGCCGCCGCGGGTGAGCTGCTGGGCCGCCGCGAGACCGGCGGGCCCCGAGCCGACGACGGCGACGGTCTTCTCGCTGAGCCGGTCCGGGGGCTGCGGCTCGGCGTATCCCCGCTCCCAGATCTGGTCGGCGATGCCCTGCTCGACGTTCTTGATCGTCACCGGATCGGCGTTGATGGCCAGCACGCACGCGTCCTCGC from Streptomyces sp. NBC_01198 includes these protein-coding regions:
- a CDS encoding STAS domain-containing protein, yielding MHAPRLEVQEFPGRHALRIAGEISVITRPAWEDALRRLSDYGGTVRLDLSGLAFSDVAGAGALAVAALDLAAGRRVVLDRPPASLRRALEIFRPDVTALEVVK
- a CDS encoding sensor histidine kinase gives rise to the protein MGTPTESFLHPALFYRDSDSYLAGTVPFVEAGLDAGEAVAVAVPGSRLALLESALGAAAGRVRLIDMEQAGRNPGRIIPRILRAFVDAHAGTRVRIVGEPIWAGRSAAEYAACAQHEALVNHAFTGREATVLCPFDISRLDRQVLDDALATHPMIIEDDVPRSSPGYAPDTVVDAYNQPFSRPSGSPARGFDAMLLPDTRAFAVREAVALGLPADRCEDLALVVAELTTNSVIHGGGTGTLHIWAEGGDIVCEVEDAGHIADPLAGRHIPPPGRPGGRGLLLVNYLTDLVRIHTTPTGTAVRCHLRLSPPPPSPAPDADATAGRLR
- a CDS encoding glutamate synthase subunit beta, yielding MTDIYGFMKYPRRAVPPRPVEERLGDWDEVYAGQQLLPVVSEQASRCMDCGIPFCHNGCPLGNLIPEWNVYAAHGDWQAAAERLHATNNFPEFTGRLCPAPCEDACVLAINADPVTIKNVEQGIADQIWERGYAEPQPPDRLSEKTVAVVGSGPAGLAAAQQLTRGGHTVVVYERADRIGGLLRYGIPAFKMEKRQIDRRIDQMRAEGTTFRTGVDVGGDLDAGELARRHDAMVVAVGAREQRDLPVPGRRLSGVHQAMEYLTLSNQAGEGDYADSPITAQGRHVVIVGGGDTGSDCLGTVLRQGAASVLQLDINPEPETVRPQAEPWPTYPRVYRISHAHEEARGRAGTDPRVFSAATLRFEGDQDGQVKALHLTEVEAAARRPRPGTERVVPADLVLLALGFSGPERGTGLAEQLGLTLDGRGNFARDVGYAAQTTHPAGRDGSEGSDGIFVAGDAGRGQSLVVWAIAEGRSAAAAADRYLTGTTTLHAPVTPEDTPFTV